A genomic stretch from Apis cerana isolate GH-2021 linkage group LG9, AcerK_1.0, whole genome shotgun sequence includes:
- the LOC107993624 gene encoding homeobox protein Nkx-2.8-like isoform X1 has translation MADKNKILPWSMLSYQTSLLNHVWYSQLAFSNRILESFKMPRSTSFHIHDILQLDSKPSQEETEVQGSTTVLPTTNDVPSAYQQFFEHTTAMLQPAIYANLNRGTLPPPPPALLGWPTGPTLPTTLPQPLEEVNVLQQPDSTSPTISDLSFPPKQEANHECKEEESAEFEDEQQANEIQPHETEHKKRKRRVLFSKAQTFELERRFRQQKYLSAPEREHLASIIRLTPTQVKIWFQNHRYKTKRAATEASGSGCSPRRVAVPLLIKDGKPCQSKLMEPATYPTTGQVPMPPYMQKPYWW, from the exons ATGGCGGACAAGAATAAGATTCTGCCCTGGTCGATGCTATCCTATCAGACCAGTCTCTTGAATCACGTCTGGTACAGCCAGCTCGCTTTCAGTAATAG AATTTTGGAGAGCTTCAAGATGCCCAGGAGCACAAGTTTTCACATCCATGACATTCTACAGCTTGATTCGAAGCCATCCCAGGAGGAAACGGAGGTGCAAG GTAGTACCACGGTGCTACCGACCACGAACGATGTTCCGTCGGCATACCAACAGTTTTTCGAGCACACGACGGCCATGTTACAGCCCGCGATATACGCGAATCTGAACAGAGGCACCTTACCACCCCCGCCGCCCGCTTTATTGGGGTGGCCGACCGGTCCAACGTTACCCACCACGTTGCCTCAGCCTTTGGAAGAGGTGAATG TGTTGCAGCAACCAGACTCGACCAGCCCAACCATCTCGGATCTATCGTTCCCACCGAAGCAGGAGGCCAACCACGAGTGCAAAGAGGAAGAGTCGGCGGAGTTCGAGGATGAGCAGCAGGCGAACGAGATCCAACCCCACGAGACCGAGCACAAAAAGCGGAAGAGGCGAGTGCTGTTCTCCAAGGCGCAGACGTTCGAGCTCGAGAGACGTTTCCGCCAACAGAAATACCTGAGCGCTCCCGAGAGGGAGCATTTGGCCTCGATTATTCGGCTGACCCCTACCCAAGTGAAGATCTGGTTCCAGAATCACAGGTACAAGACGAAAAGAGCGGCGACGGAGGCGAGTGGAAGCGGGTGTTCACCTAGAAGGGTCGCTGTACCGTTGCTGATCAAGGATGGAAAGCCCTGCCAGTCGAAGCTGATGGAACCTGCCACGTATCCGACCACGGGCCAGGTTCCTATGCCGCCGTACATGCAGAAACCTTATTGGTGGTAA
- the LOC107993624 gene encoding homeobox protein Nkx-2.8-like isoform X2 codes for MANGYEDYYDASWHLFPPDYAEEEYRILESFKMPRSTSFHIHDILQLDSKPSQEETEVQGSTTVLPTTNDVPSAYQQFFEHTTAMLQPAIYANLNRGTLPPPPPALLGWPTGPTLPTTLPQPLEEVNVLQQPDSTSPTISDLSFPPKQEANHECKEEESAEFEDEQQANEIQPHETEHKKRKRRVLFSKAQTFELERRFRQQKYLSAPEREHLASIIRLTPTQVKIWFQNHRYKTKRAATEASGSGCSPRRVAVPLLIKDGKPCQSKLMEPATYPTTGQVPMPPYMQKPYWW; via the exons AATTTTGGAGAGCTTCAAGATGCCCAGGAGCACAAGTTTTCACATCCATGACATTCTACAGCTTGATTCGAAGCCATCCCAGGAGGAAACGGAGGTGCAAG GTAGTACCACGGTGCTACCGACCACGAACGATGTTCCGTCGGCATACCAACAGTTTTTCGAGCACACGACGGCCATGTTACAGCCCGCGATATACGCGAATCTGAACAGAGGCACCTTACCACCCCCGCCGCCCGCTTTATTGGGGTGGCCGACCGGTCCAACGTTACCCACCACGTTGCCTCAGCCTTTGGAAGAGGTGAATG TGTTGCAGCAACCAGACTCGACCAGCCCAACCATCTCGGATCTATCGTTCCCACCGAAGCAGGAGGCCAACCACGAGTGCAAAGAGGAAGAGTCGGCGGAGTTCGAGGATGAGCAGCAGGCGAACGAGATCCAACCCCACGAGACCGAGCACAAAAAGCGGAAGAGGCGAGTGCTGTTCTCCAAGGCGCAGACGTTCGAGCTCGAGAGACGTTTCCGCCAACAGAAATACCTGAGCGCTCCCGAGAGGGAGCATTTGGCCTCGATTATTCGGCTGACCCCTACCCAAGTGAAGATCTGGTTCCAGAATCACAGGTACAAGACGAAAAGAGCGGCGACGGAGGCGAGTGGAAGCGGGTGTTCACCTAGAAGGGTCGCTGTACCGTTGCTGATCAAGGATGGAAAGCCCTGCCAGTCGAAGCTGATGGAACCTGCCACGTATCCGACCACGGGCCAGGTTCCTATGCCGCCGTACATGCAGAAACCTTATTGGTGGTAA